From Halosolutus amylolyticus, a single genomic window includes:
- a CDS encoding amidohydrolase family protein, with protein sequence MLELEHGFRIVDVYTQLPPDDGTGEDAITPDRLEREMHQAGITKAVVFPPATAETSYVAPNNGVARRSVDRPFVAFARINGTQRSEESATGRLRNAVSRRKDHHTTPEDVERYAYDDRFHGFVLEPGVDGYPDDDVLAVLDDVGLPVIVGGGVDAPPDTLATMLLDRSFPVVVAHFGGHPLERSLMNGMIDLLDKYDDCYVETSFVRYRRELERALLEHPDRVLFGSGTPACHPDVAVMEILTLDVSEDKLWRVFSKNACRVIDALGPDAELRE encoded by the coding sequence ATGCTGGAGCTGGAACACGGGTTTCGTATCGTCGACGTCTATACACAGCTTCCCCCGGACGACGGGACGGGCGAAGACGCGATCACCCCCGATCGTCTGGAGCGGGAGATGCACCAGGCCGGCATCACGAAGGCCGTCGTCTTCCCGCCCGCGACGGCAGAGACGAGCTACGTCGCGCCGAACAACGGGGTCGCCCGCCGGAGCGTCGATCGGCCGTTCGTCGCCTTCGCCCGGATCAACGGCACCCAGCGGTCCGAAGAAAGCGCGACCGGTCGTCTCCGAAACGCCGTGAGCCGGCGGAAGGATCACCACACGACGCCCGAGGACGTCGAGCGCTACGCCTACGACGATCGGTTCCACGGGTTCGTGCTCGAACCAGGCGTAGACGGCTACCCCGACGACGACGTCCTCGCCGTCCTCGACGACGTCGGCCTGCCGGTGATCGTGGGCGGCGGCGTCGACGCGCCACCCGACACCCTCGCGACGATGCTGCTCGATCGCTCCTTCCCGGTCGTCGTCGCCCACTTCGGCGGCCACCCGCTCGAACGATCCCTCATGAACGGGATGATCGACCTGCTCGACAAGTACGACGACTGCTACGTCGAGACGAGTTTCGTCAGGTACCGCCGGGAACTCGAGCGCGCCCTGCTCGAACACCCCGATCGGGTCCTGTTCGGCAGCGGCACCCCGGCCTGTCACCCCGACGTCGCCGTCATGGAAATCCTCACCCTGGACGTCTCGGAGGACAAACTCTGGCGGGTCTTCTCGAAGAACGCCTGTCGCGTGATCGACGCGCTCGGGCCGGACGCGGAACTCCGGGAGTAA
- the thsA gene encoding thermosome subunit alpha has protein sequence MFIMSEDSQRTQGRDAQSSNIMAGKAVAEAVRTTLGPRGMDKMLVDSGGEVVITNDGATILNEMDIEHPAAQMIVEVADSQEEEVGDGTTTAAVIAGNLLGEAEDLIEQDVHATTIVEGYHEAAEIALEAIESQVGEAEVDDEILKQVAESSMTGKGTGGLTAESLAETVVEAIRHVEMDAGVQRDNVSIHTQIGASSNATELVPGIVVDEEAAHDAMPANVEDASIAVLDVELGVRTGEIDAEYAIDSIDQLNQAIDAEESEVRGYAETIAESGADVVFTTEDVDDRVSTFLANEGVLVFESVGDSDARDIASATGARRVGALDDLEEDDFGAADHIRTKNYGDDDLAFVEGGAAAEAVTVFVRGGTEHVVDELERAIEDALDVVATALASGEVVPGAGATEIAIADTIRSEAAGIEGRKQLAVNAFADAIDVVPRTLAANTGQDPIDSLVDLRAAHESEGRAGLITAGEEVTIDDPFEYGVVDPADVKREAIESATEAATMIVRIDDVIAAE, from the coding sequence ATGTTCATTATGAGCGAGGACAGCCAGCGAACGCAGGGTCGAGACGCCCAGTCGTCCAACATTATGGCCGGCAAGGCCGTCGCCGAAGCAGTACGGACGACACTCGGGCCCCGCGGGATGGACAAGATGCTCGTCGACTCCGGCGGCGAGGTCGTCATCACGAACGACGGCGCGACCATCCTCAACGAGATGGACATCGAGCACCCCGCGGCCCAGATGATCGTCGAGGTCGCCGACTCCCAGGAGGAGGAGGTCGGCGACGGGACGACGACCGCGGCCGTGATCGCTGGTAACCTCCTCGGTGAGGCCGAGGACCTCATCGAGCAGGACGTCCACGCGACGACGATCGTCGAGGGCTACCACGAGGCCGCCGAAATCGCGCTCGAAGCGATCGAGTCGCAGGTCGGCGAGGCCGAAGTCGATGACGAGATCCTCAAGCAGGTCGCCGAGTCGAGCATGACCGGCAAGGGAACCGGTGGCCTGACCGCCGAATCGCTCGCCGAGACGGTCGTCGAGGCCATCCGCCACGTCGAGATGGACGCGGGCGTCCAGCGCGACAACGTCTCCATCCACACCCAGATCGGCGCGTCCTCGAACGCGACCGAACTCGTCCCCGGGATCGTCGTCGACGAGGAGGCCGCCCACGACGCGATGCCCGCGAACGTCGAGGACGCCTCGATCGCGGTGCTGGACGTCGAACTCGGCGTCCGAACGGGCGAGATCGACGCCGAGTACGCCATCGACTCGATCGACCAGCTCAACCAGGCGATCGACGCCGAGGAGAGCGAGGTCCGGGGCTACGCCGAGACGATCGCCGAGAGCGGCGCTGACGTCGTCTTCACCACCGAAGACGTCGACGACCGCGTCAGCACGTTCCTCGCGAACGAGGGCGTGCTCGTCTTCGAGAGCGTCGGCGACTCCGACGCCCGCGACATCGCCTCCGCGACGGGTGCCCGCCGCGTCGGCGCGCTCGACGACCTGGAGGAAGACGACTTCGGTGCCGCCGATCACATCCGAACGAAGAACTACGGCGACGACGACCTCGCGTTCGTCGAGGGCGGCGCGGCCGCCGAAGCCGTCACCGTCTTCGTCCGCGGCGGGACCGAACACGTCGTGGACGAACTCGAACGTGCCATCGAGGACGCACTCGACGTCGTCGCGACGGCGCTCGCCTCCGGCGAGGTCGTCCCCGGTGCCGGTGCGACCGAGATCGCGATCGCCGACACGATCCGCTCGGAAGCCGCCGGTATCGAGGGCCGCAAACAGCTCGCCGTCAACGCCTTTGCGGACGCGATCGACGTCGTCCCGCGAACGCTCGCGGCCAACACGGGTCAGGACCCGATCGACTCCCTCGTGGACCTCCGTGCCGCCCACGAGTCCGAGGGTCGTGCGGGCCTCATCACCGCCGGCGAGGAGGTCACGATCGACGATCCCTTCGAGTACGGCGTCGTCGACCCGGCCGACGTCAAGCGCGAGGCGATCGAGAGCGCGACCGAGGCCGCGACGATGATCGTCCGCATCGACGACGTCATCGCCGCCGAGTAA
- a CDS encoding SAM hydrolase/SAM-dependent halogenase family protein codes for MLTLASDFGSPYPAAMRGVLCQRTDARLVDVAHDFPRQDVRAAAFWLRETLPYFPPATHLVVVDPGVGTDRSAIVVRTGEHALVGPNNGVLRPPARRLAGDGPIETYVIDETRLDPVEPTSGPSADADILGTDASGDGDGGPTSNTFHGRDVFAPAAAAVHDAPLSTLDDLAFLAPAESVVELELPTATVDAADDRAHGDVLVVDDFGNVITNVPGGYLDGRERIRANGDTVPVGETFAAVPVGDRLATVGSHGYVELDVNQGRGDDAFGLAAGDEVVLEPTSGR; via the coding sequence ATGCTCACGCTCGCATCGGACTTCGGCTCGCCGTACCCGGCGGCGATGAGAGGCGTCCTCTGCCAGCGAACCGACGCGCGACTCGTCGACGTCGCCCACGACTTCCCCCGGCAGGACGTCCGTGCGGCCGCGTTCTGGCTCCGCGAGACGCTGCCGTACTTCCCGCCCGCGACGCATCTCGTCGTGGTCGATCCCGGCGTCGGAACCGATCGATCGGCGATCGTCGTCCGGACGGGCGAGCACGCGCTCGTCGGCCCGAACAACGGCGTCCTGCGTCCGCCGGCGCGACGGCTCGCCGGCGACGGCCCGATCGAGACGTACGTGATCGACGAGACCCGCCTCGACCCGGTCGAACCGACGTCCGGGCCCTCGGCCGACGCCGATATCCTCGGAACGGACGCGAGCGGGGACGGCGATGGGGGACCCACGAGCAACACCTTCCACGGCCGGGACGTCTTCGCGCCGGCCGCTGCGGCGGTTCACGACGCTCCGCTCTCGACGCTCGACGACCTCGCGTTCCTGGCCCCGGCTGAGTCCGTCGTCGAACTCGAGTTACCGACGGCGACCGTGGACGCGGCGGACGATCGCGCACACGGGGACGTGCTGGTCGTCGACGACTTCGGCAACGTGATTACGAACGTCCCCGGCGGCTATCTCGACGGGCGCGAGCGGATCCGCGCGAACGGCGACACCGTCCCCGTCGGCGAGACGTTCGCGGCGGTCCCGGTCGGCGATCGGCTCGCGACGGTCGGCAGTCACGGCTACGTGGAACTGGACGTCAACCAGGGTCGGGGCGACGACGCGTTCGGGCTCGCGGCCGGCGACGAGGTCGTGCTCGAACCCACGTCCGGCAGGTAG
- a CDS encoding nicotinamide-nucleotide adenylyltransferase: MTRGFYIGRFQPFHNGHLSMVEQIAEDVDELVLGIGSADDSHTTRNPFTAGERIMMITKSLVDSDLVTYAVPIEDLERNSVWVSHVQSMSPDFDVAYSNNPLVIQLFREADIEIRQSPMFNREVLEGSEVRERMINGDDWETLVPEPVAEVVDEIDGIERIQMVSQSDSNGE, translated from the coding sequence ATGACCCGGGGGTTCTACATCGGCCGATTCCAGCCCTTCCACAACGGCCACCTCAGCATGGTCGAACAGATCGCCGAGGACGTCGACGAACTCGTCCTGGGGATCGGGAGCGCCGACGACTCGCACACGACACGGAACCCGTTCACGGCGGGCGAACGGATCATGATGATCACGAAGTCGCTTGTCGACTCCGACCTCGTCACCTACGCCGTCCCGATCGAGGACCTCGAACGGAACTCGGTGTGGGTGAGTCACGTCCAGAGCATGAGTCCGGACTTCGACGTCGCGTACTCGAACAACCCCCTCGTCATCCAGCTGTTTCGCGAGGCCGACATCGAGATCAGACAGTCGCCGATGTTCAACCGGGAGGTGCTCGAGGGCTCGGAAGTCCGCGAACGGATGATCAACGGCGACGACTGGGAGACGCTCGTCCCCGAACCGGTCGCCGAAGTCGTCGACGAAATCGACGGGATCGAGCGAATCCAGATGGTCAGCCAGTCCGACTCGAACGGCGAGTAG
- the lonB gene encoding ATP-dependent protease LonB, with product MSNDTNVDDPPEDATGTPAREDESHEQTQDQERQGDRSPLEEEGDRHDDVDDPIEEFDPESVSDDGDDDIETVEDLGSDVEVDPGVEVDEENAEDDLLGGLKIDTTEDIEVPDRLVDQVIGQDEARDIIIKAAKQRRHVMMIGSPGTGKSMLAKAMSQLLPQEDLQDVLVYHNPDDGNAPKVRTVPAGKGEQIIDAHKEEARKRNQMRSILMWIIIAIIVGYAILTASILLGILAAGIVWLIFRYTSRGTDAMVPNMIVDNGDQRTAPFEDATGAHAGALLGDVRHDPFQSGGMETPSHDRVEPGSIHKSNKGVLFVDEINTLDVRTQQKLMTAIQEGEFSITGQSERSSGAMVQTEPVPCDFVMIAAGNLDAMENMHPALRNRIKGYGYEVYMEDTIEDTPEMRRKYARFVAQEVERDGRLPHFTRDAVEELILEAKRRSGRKNHLTLHFRTLGGLVRVAGDIARSEDREFTTREDVLQAKGRSRSIEQQLADDYIERRKDYELQVAEGGVEGRVNGLAVMGEDSGIMLPVMAEIAPAQGQGQVIATGQLKEMAEESVQNVSAIIKKFSDVNLSEKDIHIQFVQAGQQGVDGDSASITVATAVISALEDIPVDQTVAMTGSLSVRGDVLPVGGVTHKIEAAAKAGCDTVIIPKANEQDVMIEDEYEEMVDIVPCSNISEVLDVALMGEPKKDSLVDRLKSITGSALDHGAVGSTSGSNPSPQ from the coding sequence ATGAGCAACGATACGAACGTTGACGACCCTCCCGAAGACGCTACCGGGACGCCTGCACGTGAGGACGAGTCTCACGAGCAGACCCAGGACCAGGAGCGTCAGGGAGATCGGTCGCCACTCGAGGAGGAGGGCGACCGTCACGACGACGTCGACGACCCGATCGAGGAGTTCGATCCCGAATCGGTGTCCGACGACGGTGACGACGACATCGAGACCGTCGAAGACCTCGGTAGCGATGTCGAGGTCGATCCGGGCGTCGAGGTCGACGAGGAGAACGCCGAGGACGACCTCCTCGGCGGCCTCAAGATCGACACGACCGAGGACATCGAGGTCCCCGATCGACTCGTCGACCAGGTCATCGGACAGGACGAGGCACGGGACATCATCATCAAGGCGGCCAAGCAGCGCCGACACGTGATGATGATCGGTTCGCCGGGGACCGGGAAGTCGATGCTGGCGAAGGCGATGAGCCAGCTTCTGCCCCAGGAGGATCTGCAGGACGTCCTCGTCTATCACAACCCCGACGACGGGAACGCGCCGAAGGTGCGGACCGTTCCCGCAGGCAAGGGCGAACAGATCATCGACGCGCACAAGGAGGAAGCCCGCAAGCGCAACCAGATGCGATCGATCCTGATGTGGATCATCATCGCGATCATCGTCGGCTACGCGATTCTCACCGCCAGCATCCTCCTTGGCATTCTGGCAGCGGGTATCGTCTGGCTGATCTTCCGCTACACCTCCCGCGGCACGGATGCGATGGTGCCGAACATGATCGTCGACAACGGCGATCAGCGCACCGCGCCGTTCGAGGACGCGACCGGTGCCCACGCCGGCGCGCTGCTCGGCGACGTTCGCCACGACCCGTTCCAGTCCGGCGGCATGGAGACGCCGTCCCACGATCGGGTCGAACCCGGCTCCATCCACAAGTCGAACAAGGGCGTGCTGTTCGTCGACGAGATCAACACGCTCGACGTCCGGACCCAGCAGAAGCTGATGACGGCGATCCAGGAGGGCGAGTTCTCCATCACGGGCCAGTCCGAGCGCTCCTCGGGCGCGATGGTCCAGACCGAACCCGTCCCCTGTGACTTCGTCATGATCGCGGCGGGCAACCTCGACGCGATGGAGAACATGCACCCCGCGCTCCGGAACCGGATCAAGGGGTACGGGTACGAGGTCTACATGGAGGACACCATCGAGGACACCCCCGAGATGCGCCGGAAGTACGCCCGGTTCGTCGCCCAGGAGGTCGAACGCGACGGTCGGCTCCCCCACTTCACGCGCGACGCCGTCGAGGAACTCATCCTCGAGGCCAAGCGCCGCTCCGGCCGGAAGAACCACCTGACGCTTCACTTCCGGACCCTCGGCGGCCTCGTCCGCGTCGCCGGCGACATCGCCCGCTCCGAAGACCGGGAGTTCACCACCCGCGAGGACGTCCTGCAGGCCAAGGGTCGCTCGCGCTCGATCGAGCAACAGCTCGCGGACGACTACATCGAGCGCCGCAAGGACTACGAGCTGCAGGTCGCCGAAGGCGGCGTCGAGGGCCGGGTCAACGGCCTCGCCGTCATGGGCGAAGACAGCGGGATCATGCTCCCCGTGATGGCCGAAATCGCCCCGGCGCAGGGCCAGGGCCAGGTCATCGCCACCGGCCAGCTCAAGGAGATGGCCGAGGAGTCGGTCCAGAACGTCTCGGCGATCATCAAGAAGTTCTCCGACGTGAACCTCTCGGAGAAGGACATCCACATCCAGTTCGTCCAGGCCGGCCAGCAGGGCGTCGACGGCGACTCCGCCTCCATCACGGTGGCGACGGCCGTCATCAGCGCTCTCGAGGACATCCCGGTCGACCAGACCGTCGCCATGACCGGGTCGCTCTCCGTTCGCGGGGACGTGCTCCCGGTCGGCGGCGTCACGCACAAGATCGAGGCCGCGGCCAAGGCAGGCTGTGACACGGTCATCATCCCGAAGGCCAACGAACAGGACGTGATGATCGAGGACGAGTACGAGGAGATGGTCGACATCGTCCCGTGCTCGAACATCAGCGAAGTCCTGGACGTCGCCCTGATGGGCGAACCGAAGAAGGACTCGCTCGTCGATCGGCTCAAGTCGATCACCGGCTCGGCGCTCGATCACGGCGCCGTCGGCTCCACGAGCGGGTCGAACCCGAGTCCCCAGTAA